One genomic region from SAR92 clade bacterium H455 encodes:
- a CDS encoding MotA/TolQ/ExbB proton channel family protein: MDLATIIGLLGAFGLIFMAIDDMAAFIDTPSLLIVVGGSIMVVMFRSSLGEFLGAIAVMGKTFKNKIDEPGALIEQIVELATIARKDGMIALEGQEIDNPFMSKAVSMLVDGTDPVIIKSSLDRELISTKQRHARGAKIFSAWGEIAPAMGMIGTLIGLVQMLGNMGDPKSIGPAMAVALLTTMYGAILANVICLPIAMKLENQADLEAANNELIIEGILFIQDGGNPRVLSDFLGSFLGPKERSKLAAA, translated from the coding sequence ATGGATCTCGCAACGATTATTGGCCTACTCGGCGCCTTCGGTTTGATTTTTATGGCTATCGACGATATGGCTGCTTTTATCGATACGCCATCGCTGCTAATCGTCGTCGGCGGTTCGATCATGGTTGTTATGTTTCGCTCATCTCTGGGAGAGTTTCTCGGTGCAATAGCCGTCATGGGCAAGACCTTCAAAAACAAAATTGATGAGCCCGGCGCATTGATCGAGCAAATTGTTGAGCTCGCCACCATCGCGCGCAAAGACGGCATGATTGCCCTCGAAGGTCAGGAAATCGACAACCCATTTATGTCCAAAGCGGTGTCCATGTTAGTTGATGGCACAGACCCAGTGATTATCAAAAGCTCCCTGGACCGAGAGTTGATCAGCACCAAGCAGAGACACGCCCGAGGAGCGAAAATTTTCTCGGCCTGGGGAGAAATTGCTCCGGCTATGGGCATGATCGGCACCCTCATTGGTCTGGTGCAGATGTTAGGTAATATGGGCGATCCAAAATCCATCGGGCCAGCCATGGCGGTTGCCTTGTTAACCACCATGTACGGCGCCATTCTGGCCAACGTAATCTGTCTGCCGATCGCCATGAAGCTGGAAAACCAAGCTGATTTAGAGGCGGCCAACAACGAACTGATTATCGAAGGCATACTGTTTATCCAGGACGGTGGTAACCCTCGCGTACTGAGTGACTTCCTGGGCTCCTTTCTAGGCCCCAAGGAACGCTCTAAACTAGCGGCAGCCTAA
- a CDS encoding OmpA family protein has product MADELEETKPADGAPEAAPAPEAAPVDIEASLPKPPSMPEEPPEEEDCPPCKSGAPAWMATFADMATLLMAFFVLLLSFAHMNVPKYKEVSGSMNEKFGVQKIVPVVEQPTAENIIAKQYKTAKVDPTLLDVIQEQTTAEPQPEDVELKDKLKKNNSATNSDAEVLKKSLAKEIAEGKVKVTIKDKKLVVEVVSEAQNGNQGEDRKSKSGAKLMQTDLEVYAKVASAQAQVASQIQVVDASPESLDGDLSGRGSEAGEQAIADQYEKIRARLSNEIAEGLAEVERDGGKIIVRLTERGSFRSGYADLQPSFKPLLDKVAESITDGSSLITIEGHTDNIPMAFSERFRSNWDLSAARSAAVADYLLNSSEIDDGRVSVTGLADTKPLVPNDSPEGRSKNRRIEVIIDGS; this is encoded by the coding sequence ATGGCTGATGAGCTAGAAGAAACTAAGCCAGCCGATGGCGCACCCGAAGCTGCTCCGGCACCTGAGGCAGCACCCGTTGACATTGAAGCCAGTCTGCCGAAGCCGCCATCTATGCCAGAGGAGCCTCCGGAAGAGGAGGATTGCCCGCCCTGTAAAAGTGGTGCCCCAGCATGGATGGCCACCTTTGCTGATATGGCAACGCTACTAATGGCATTTTTTGTTTTACTGCTCTCTTTTGCCCATATGAACGTGCCCAAATATAAAGAAGTCAGTGGCTCGATGAACGAGAAATTCGGAGTGCAAAAAATTGTCCCGGTTGTCGAGCAGCCCACCGCGGAAAATATTATTGCCAAGCAGTACAAGACAGCCAAGGTCGATCCAACGCTGCTCGATGTGATTCAAGAACAGACAACAGCCGAGCCTCAGCCTGAGGATGTAGAGCTCAAAGATAAGCTAAAAAAGAATAACTCTGCTACCAATTCCGATGCTGAAGTGCTGAAAAAATCTCTGGCCAAAGAAATTGCCGAGGGCAAGGTTAAAGTTACTATCAAAGATAAGAAACTTGTAGTTGAAGTGGTTTCCGAAGCGCAAAACGGCAACCAGGGTGAAGACCGCAAGTCTAAGTCGGGCGCCAAACTTATGCAGACTGACTTAGAAGTCTATGCCAAAGTGGCCTCGGCCCAGGCTCAGGTAGCCTCACAGATCCAGGTAGTCGATGCCTCGCCGGAATCTCTCGATGGTGATCTCAGCGGTCGCGGCAGTGAAGCTGGCGAACAGGCGATTGCCGATCAGTATGAGAAGATTCGCGCACGGCTGTCTAATGAAATTGCCGAGGGCTTGGCCGAAGTCGAGCGCGATGGCGGCAAAATTATTGTCCGTCTTACCGAGCGCGGTTCCTTCCGCAGCGGCTATGCGGATCTGCAGCCATCTTTTAAGCCGCTACTGGATAAAGTGGCTGAATCCATAACCGATGGCTCGAGCCTGATTACAATTGAAGGCCACACCGATAATATCCCCATGGCCTTCAGTGAGCGCTTTCGTTCCAACTGGGATCTCTCCGCGGCGCGTTCAGCAGCTGTGGCAGACTACCTGCTGAATAGCTCAGAGATTGACGATGGCCGTGTCTCGGTAACAGGACTGGCAGATACCAAACCTCTGGTGCCCAATGACTCACCTGAGGGTCGTTCGAAAAACCGTCGCATAGAAGTGATTATCGACGGTAGTTGA
- a CDS encoding M48 family metalloprotease codes for MKDWLKAALVVSATMAAVTLSGCSVNPVTGKSQLSLISPQQEIAIGEKNYSPSRQSQGGDYFLDPALQSYISGVGKKLAAVSDRPKLPYEFVVLNNRVPNAWALPGGKIAINIGLLVLLDDEAQLAAVLGHEIVHAAARHGATQMTTGTLASIGLIAVGAAVQGQPGEQLYGMASQMGTAAWMAKYGRDDELESDYYGMSYMAKAGYEVWGAVELQQTFVELSKSRQTDFLSGLFASHPPSVERVEANKLRAAEFPSGHRYRQRYQTAIAQLIKDEPAYAAEKLAIKALADNQPSLAIKHLDRAVALQPAEAQFWLLRGEAWSMLDNPSNAEKSYTTAIGKNEAVFSPYLARGILRYEQGDRVAAKADLMQSYKLLPTAKASYYLGELALDNKQYKQANGFFQHAAQDRGELGNLSREKIQQVNLQLQPQSFLVFSQAVSNKGALLISVVNTSPRAMRSIVLQIAGPVDQGGYASTKTINITRDLQPGQQVTINTGLSYFLPNQQAARYRILAQSAKLVD; via the coding sequence ATGAAAGATTGGTTAAAGGCCGCTCTTGTAGTGTCGGCAACTATGGCAGCGGTTACGCTCAGCGGATGTTCAGTCAATCCAGTAACCGGAAAGAGTCAGCTATCGCTTATTTCGCCACAGCAGGAAATTGCCATCGGCGAGAAAAACTACAGTCCTTCGCGGCAGTCCCAAGGCGGTGATTACTTTCTTGATCCGGCACTGCAAAGCTATATCAGTGGTGTCGGCAAAAAACTTGCCGCGGTCAGTGACCGCCCTAAATTGCCCTATGAGTTTGTGGTTCTCAACAACAGAGTGCCCAATGCCTGGGCCTTACCTGGGGGCAAAATCGCCATAAACATTGGCCTGCTAGTATTGCTCGATGACGAGGCACAGCTCGCCGCCGTATTAGGTCATGAGATTGTCCATGCCGCCGCGCGCCACGGTGCTACGCAAATGACCACTGGAACCCTAGCCAGTATAGGTTTGATTGCAGTCGGTGCCGCGGTGCAGGGCCAGCCAGGTGAACAACTATATGGCATGGCTTCGCAGATGGGCACTGCCGCTTGGATGGCGAAATACGGTCGTGATGATGAGTTGGAGTCCGACTATTACGGCATGAGCTATATGGCCAAAGCCGGATATGAGGTTTGGGGTGCTGTTGAATTACAGCAGACCTTTGTCGAACTGAGCAAGTCGCGACAGACAGATTTTCTCAGCGGCCTATTTGCCAGTCACCCACCTTCTGTAGAGCGTGTCGAAGCGAACAAATTGCGTGCCGCCGAATTTCCCTCCGGTCACCGCTATCGCCAGCGATATCAAACGGCCATCGCTCAGCTGATTAAAGATGAGCCGGCTTATGCGGCGGAAAAACTGGCGATCAAGGCGCTGGCCGACAATCAGCCCAGCTTAGCCATTAAACATCTGGATAGAGCTGTTGCTCTGCAACCGGCAGAGGCGCAGTTTTGGCTATTGCGTGGAGAGGCTTGGTCTATGTTAGATAATCCCAGTAATGCGGAGAAATCCTACACTACTGCAATAGGTAAAAATGAAGCTGTCTTTAGTCCCTATTTGGCCCGCGGAATTTTACGTTATGAACAGGGAGATAGAGTTGCCGCTAAAGCAGATCTAATGCAGAGCTATAAATTGTTGCCTACTGCCAAAGCAAGCTACTACCTCGGTGAGTTGGCGTTGGATAACAAACAGTATAAGCAGGCCAATGGCTTTTTTCAGCACGCAGCTCAAGATCGCGGTGAGCTCGGCAACCTAAGTCGAGAAAAAATTCAGCAGGTAAATTTACAGCTACAACCCCAGAGCTTTTTAGTCTTTAGTCAGGCGGTGAGCAACAAAGGAGCGCTGTTGATCAGCGTAGTAAATACCAGTCCTCGTGCCATGCGCAGTATTGTTTTGCAGATAGCAGGACCGGTGGATCAGGGCGGTTATGCTTCAACCAAGACGATTAATATCACTAGAGACCTTCAGCCTGGGCAGCAAGTGACGATTAACACCGGGCTGAGTTATTTTTTACCCAACCAGCAAGCGGCGCGTTATCGTATTCTGGCGCAGAGTGCAAAGCTGGTAGACTAA
- a CDS encoding lysophospholipid acyltransferase family protein, with product MKNSILVLLLRSFAFLPLRLSRALGRGVGRLIYALKLTPVHVSRVNLQLCYPELSPDAIEQLCQQRMLQLGQAFFETPRVWSSSNAWLQTKILSVEGMDLLQESLADDLGTLLIVPHLGNWEVIGLWLSPQTKMTSLYEPPKIPPLGRWIKASREKSGATLVPTDVRGVAALIKALKRGETTAILPDQQPAQNSGIVVPFMGVPVPTMTLVTNLINRSGSRAILATALREPGGWRLHFLPVSDALYSEDQVTAVSALNDDVARIVALAPEQYQWEYKRFRVQPDGRKIYAKNP from the coding sequence TTGAAAAATTCGATTCTAGTATTGCTGTTGCGAAGCTTCGCTTTTCTACCGCTCAGACTCAGTCGCGCTCTGGGTCGTGGTGTGGGTCGTCTAATCTATGCCCTAAAGCTGACCCCGGTTCATGTCTCGCGAGTCAATCTGCAGCTCTGCTACCCAGAGCTTTCCCCTGACGCCATTGAACAGCTCTGCCAGCAGCGTATGCTGCAGCTGGGTCAGGCCTTTTTCGAAACGCCTCGAGTCTGGAGCAGTTCAAACGCCTGGCTGCAAACCAAGATACTCTCCGTCGAAGGCATGGACCTGCTGCAGGAATCCCTGGCCGATGACCTAGGCACGCTGTTAATCGTTCCTCATCTGGGCAATTGGGAAGTAATCGGTCTTTGGCTCTCGCCCCAAACCAAGATGACCTCACTTTATGAGCCGCCCAAAATACCACCACTGGGCCGCTGGATAAAAGCCTCCCGGGAAAAATCTGGTGCCACCTTGGTACCCACGGATGTGCGTGGCGTTGCCGCCCTGATCAAGGCTCTAAAGCGCGGTGAGACCACGGCTATCTTGCCCGACCAGCAGCCGGCTCAGAACAGCGGTATTGTGGTGCCCTTTATGGGCGTGCCAGTGCCGACTATGACATTGGTGACTAATCTTATTAATCGCTCTGGCAGTCGCGCCATACTCGCCACCGCCCTGCGTGAGCCGGGAGGCTGGAGGCTGCATTTTCTGCCTGTTAGTGACGCGCTCTACAGTGAGGACCAGGTCACCGCGGTGAGCGCATTAAATGATGATGTTGCCCGTATTGTGGCGCTGGCGCCTGAACAGTACCAGTGGGAGTACAAGCGCTTTCGGGTGCAGCCCGATGGTCGTAAGATCTATGCTAAAAACCCATAA
- a CDS encoding class I SAM-dependent methyltransferase, which produces MTFRDKPFSQACENNKAPIFALLAPLLQDKTHLLEIGSGTGQHAAWFAPQLPQLIWQTSDLIENHPGILQWLEDYPAANLRAPIELNVAEAEWPDGSIDAVYTANTAHIMAWHEVEAMFHFVSSGLPSNGVFCLYGPLKYAGEHSSESNRFFDLKLRERAAHRGIREFHEINQLALNGSLILLDDHAMPANNRLLIWQKST; this is translated from the coding sequence GTGACTTTTAGGGACAAACCATTTTCCCAGGCTTGTGAGAACAACAAAGCGCCCATTTTTGCCCTGCTGGCACCACTGCTGCAGGACAAGACTCATCTCTTGGAGATAGGCTCTGGCACTGGCCAACACGCGGCTTGGTTCGCGCCACAGTTGCCGCAGCTGATTTGGCAAACCAGCGACCTAATTGAAAACCACCCGGGTATTTTACAGTGGCTGGAAGATTATCCTGCTGCCAATCTGCGCGCGCCTATAGAGCTGAATGTGGCCGAGGCAGAGTGGCCAGATGGCTCAATTGATGCTGTCTACACTGCTAATACAGCCCACATTATGGCCTGGCACGAAGTTGAGGCAATGTTCCATTTTGTCTCCTCAGGCCTGCCATCTAATGGTGTTTTCTGTCTCTACGGGCCATTGAAGTATGCCGGTGAACATAGCTCCGAGAGCAACCGCTTTTTTGATCTAAAATTGCGTGAGCGAGCCGCCCATCGTGGCATTAGAGAGTTTCACGAGATCAATCAGCTGGCCTTAAATGGCAGTCTAATCTTGCTCGACGACCACGCCATGCCCGCCAACAATCGGCTGTTGATTTGGCAGAAATCAACCTAG
- the galU gene encoding UTP--glucose-1-phosphate uridylyltransferase GalU → MVHVRRGEKVRKAVFPVAGMGTRFLPATKANPKEMLPVVDKPLIQYAVEEAVEAGITEMIFITGRNKRSIADHFDKAYELEHELEKNNKTKLLHIAQNIVPKGVSCTYIRQNEALGLGHAVLTAAHLIGDEPFAVILADDLIHGEKGAVRQMVEQYEFYKSSVIAVQKVPGPEISAYGVISGQRQADRVHLLDKIIEKPKFEDAPSDMGVTGRYIFTPQIFKHLANLAPGAGGEYQLTDAIQTLLTEEQVLAYEYAGTRYDCGSKMGLLKANIELGLLHGEIGEDLRAYLRDELMVKL, encoded by the coding sequence ATGGTACATGTACGACGCGGTGAAAAGGTTCGCAAAGCAGTATTCCCAGTGGCCGGTATGGGCACGCGGTTTCTGCCGGCCACTAAAGCTAACCCGAAAGAGATGTTGCCGGTGGTCGATAAGCCATTAATTCAGTACGCGGTTGAGGAGGCAGTAGAAGCCGGTATTACCGAGATGATTTTTATCACCGGGCGCAACAAGCGCAGTATTGCCGATCATTTCGACAAGGCCTACGAGCTGGAACATGAGCTGGAAAAGAATAATAAGACCAAACTGTTGCATATAGCCCAAAATATAGTTCCCAAAGGCGTCAGCTGTACCTATATTCGTCAGAACGAAGCACTGGGTTTGGGCCATGCTGTATTAACCGCCGCCCACCTTATTGGCGACGAGCCCTTTGCAGTGATTCTTGCCGACGATCTTATCCACGGCGAGAAAGGTGCTGTTCGACAGATGGTTGAGCAATACGAATTTTACAAAAGCTCGGTTATCGCAGTCCAGAAAGTCCCAGGCCCAGAGATTTCAGCCTATGGCGTGATCAGTGGCCAGCGTCAGGCTGATCGAGTTCATCTGTTGGACAAAATTATTGAAAAGCCAAAATTTGAAGATGCACCCTCGGATATGGGTGTTACCGGCCGCTATATTTTCACCCCGCAAATCTTTAAGCATTTGGCCAACTTAGCGCCTGGAGCCGGCGGTGAGTATCAGCTTACCGATGCAATCCAGACTCTGCTCACCGAAGAGCAGGTATTGGCCTATGAATATGCTGGCACCAGATACGACTGCGGTAGCAAGATGGGTCTGCTCAAGGCCAATATCGAACTGGGTTTGTTGCACGGCGAAATAGGTGAAGACCTACGCGCTTATTTGCGCGATGAGCTTATGGTTAAGCTTTGA
- the yaaA gene encoding peroxide stress protein YaaA — MLVVISPAKKLDYSSSIEAPLLSQPALLDHAEELSLGLKALAPQDVSSLMHLSDKLGALNYERFQEWQTPFNINNARAAVLAFKGDVYQGLDADSMSAEDLHWAQDHLRILSGLYGVLRPLDLMQAYRLEMGTKFANQRGKDLYQFWGDIITAELNRVDSSVLVNLASNEYFKSVRKQDISARIVTPVFMDKKDDKYKIISFYAKKARGLMSRYIIQNRITEIEQINQFDSDGYLYNAALSELDAPVFLRG; from the coding sequence ATGTTAGTTGTTATTTCTCCGGCGAAAAAACTCGACTATTCAAGCTCCATTGAAGCACCTTTGCTCTCGCAGCCAGCGTTGCTAGATCATGCCGAAGAGCTTTCGCTCGGCCTAAAGGCGCTGGCTCCTCAGGACGTTTCCAGCCTGATGCACCTGAGTGACAAACTGGGGGCACTCAATTATGAGCGCTTTCAGGAGTGGCAGACGCCGTTTAATATCAATAATGCCCGGGCTGCTGTGTTGGCATTTAAGGGTGATGTCTATCAGGGCTTGGATGCCGACAGCATGAGCGCCGAGGATTTGCACTGGGCTCAGGATCACCTGCGTATTCTCTCCGGACTCTATGGTGTGCTGCGTCCGCTCGACCTGATGCAGGCTTACCGGCTGGAAATGGGAACCAAATTTGCCAACCAGCGAGGCAAGGATCTGTATCAGTTCTGGGGCGATATTATCACTGCCGAACTCAATCGGGTCGACTCTTCTGTGCTGGTAAATCTAGCCTCTAACGAGTACTTCAAGTCTGTACGCAAGCAAGACATCAGTGCCCGCATAGTAACCCCTGTATTTATGGACAAAAAAGACGACAAATACAAAATTATTAGTTTCTATGCGAAAAAGGCCCGCGGCCTAATGAGCCGCTATATTATCCAGAACCGCATCACTGAGATCGAACAGATCAATCAATTCGACAGCGACGGCTATCTATACAATGCCGCCCTTAGCGAGCTGGATGCGCCGGTGTTTTTGCGCGGCTAG
- a CDS encoding DUF1566 domain-containing protein, with product MISTSSNVFGGRGLSLLSALIMLSVLSSCDDYRSEEACADSIPRGDKGRFVVNKEGFAKDSESGLTWYRCSAGQRFSNFRCKGEILSLNWQEAMDYATEFSEKSGVVWRLPTDTEMQSVTEEACVAPAINHNVFPDIAVENHWTSSQGLHQDIFRCAVNTYSGRLSCRQARNVPQPFMLVRED from the coding sequence GTGATTTCGACATCATCAAACGTGTTTGGCGGCAGAGGTTTGTCGCTGCTATCAGCTTTGATCATGCTGTCAGTCCTGAGCAGTTGTGACGACTATCGCAGTGAAGAGGCCTGCGCCGACAGTATTCCCCGGGGCGACAAAGGGCGCTTTGTGGTCAATAAAGAGGGCTTTGCAAAAGACAGCGAAAGCGGCCTGACCTGGTACCGTTGTTCTGCTGGACAGCGCTTTTCAAACTTCCGCTGCAAGGGTGAAATTCTCTCCCTTAACTGGCAGGAAGCAATGGATTACGCAACGGAATTCTCTGAGAAATCCGGTGTTGTATGGCGCCTGCCAACAGACACTGAAATGCAGTCTGTCACCGAAGAAGCCTGCGTAGCGCCAGCGATTAATCACAACGTATTCCCTGATATTGCCGTGGAGAATCACTGGACCTCAAGCCAAGGCCTGCATCAAGACATTTTTCGCTGTGCGGTAAACACCTACAGCGGTCGCCTGTCTTGCCGACAAGCGCGCAATGTTCCACAGCCGTTTATGTTAGTGCGAGAGGATTAG
- the ubiA gene encoding 4-hydroxybenzoate octaprenyltransferase, translated as MTNPSTAHPWLRLTRLDKPIGTYLLLWPTLWALWFASSGQPRLENLLIFVLGVVVMRAAGCVINDYADRHVDGEVERTRYRPLPSGEIRSGSALALFFALLGVALILVLMTNTLTISLAFGGAAATMLYPFLKRITHWPQLGLGIAWAWSTPMAFAAHNSQLPPQLWIIFAAIVLWTIAFDTYYAMVDREDDLRIGIKSTAILFGRHDLLIVGLLQLAMVLLMVTAGILFDRGLSYFVGLAVAAGYFINQHLVSRGRDRDACFNAFLNNNRVGMIIFVGLAVDYLLNP; from the coding sequence ATGACTAACCCCTCAACGGCTCACCCTTGGTTGCGCCTGACGCGCCTAGACAAACCCATAGGCACCTATCTATTGCTCTGGCCGACACTCTGGGCACTGTGGTTTGCCAGCTCCGGTCAACCACGATTAGAAAATTTGCTGATCTTTGTTCTGGGTGTTGTAGTGATGCGCGCCGCCGGTTGTGTAATCAATGATTACGCCGACCGCCATGTTGATGGTGAGGTGGAACGCACCCGTTACCGACCTTTGCCTTCGGGCGAAATCCGTTCTGGCTCCGCATTGGCACTGTTTTTCGCACTGTTGGGAGTGGCTTTAATACTGGTTCTAATGACCAACACACTGACTATCAGTCTTGCTTTTGGCGGTGCTGCAGCCACCATGCTCTATCCGTTCTTAAAGCGCATTACCCATTGGCCCCAGCTTGGCTTGGGCATTGCCTGGGCCTGGTCCACACCTATGGCTTTTGCTGCACACAACAGTCAGCTACCGCCTCAACTGTGGATCATATTTGCCGCGATTGTTTTGTGGACTATCGCCTTTGACACCTATTACGCAATGGTTGATCGCGAAGACGATCTGCGTATCGGCATCAAATCTACCGCCATATTATTTGGCCGCCACGATCTACTGATTGTTGGCTTGCTGCAGCTGGCCATGGTGTTGCTGATGGTGACCGCGGGCATTCTGTTTGATCGCGGGCTGAGTTATTTTGTCGGGTTAGCAGTGGCGGCGGGATACTTTATCAACCAGCACCTGGTCAGTCGTGGACGGGATCGGGATGCCTGCTTTAACGCTTTTCTGAACAATAACCGTGTCGGGATGATTATTTTTGTCGGTCTGGCTGTTGACTATCTGCTCAATCCTTAA
- a CDS encoding OmpA family protein, with product MADDQELDQVPEGGGGVQEPSAPPPEECPPCKSGAPSWMATFADMATLLMAFFVLLLSFAEVNVPKFKQVAGSIASAFGVARIVPKISIPAATSLVTQEYTPSLAEATVIDQKRQRSEDITQKFVIKKTETEDADFKTQQEFRSVTEALAEQIEQGQVEVNIEDNKVVVELRADSASGGQDKDNEAPGGGGPISQTTIEVASKVIELQSKISTEIEVRKQQAASGEQSGGLESDSDSNQSSGGSADQRRQDIDDKYQQIRLSLAADINNGLAEVERDGDKIVVRLASQGSFVSGSSDLQPGFTGLLMRVGNSLSVTSGKVRVEGHTDNIPVAFSERFNSNWDLSAARSASVADFFADNSELDQSAITVAGFADTRPIESNNTAAGRARNRRIEVIVDGS from the coding sequence ATGGCAGATGATCAAGAGCTAGATCAGGTCCCGGAGGGAGGCGGGGGCGTTCAAGAGCCAAGCGCACCACCGCCAGAGGAGTGCCCTCCCTGTAAGAGTGGCGCACCCTCATGGATGGCCACGTTCGCCGATATGGCAACCTTGCTGATGGCTTTCTTTGTTCTATTGCTCTCATTCGCGGAAGTCAACGTGCCGAAATTCAAACAGGTCGCAGGTTCAATTGCCTCCGCTTTTGGTGTTGCACGAATAGTGCCAAAAATCTCTATTCCCGCTGCTACTAGCCTGGTTACACAGGAGTACACCCCATCCCTGGCAGAGGCAACGGTGATAGATCAAAAGCGTCAGCGCTCAGAAGATATTACTCAGAAATTTGTAATCAAAAAAACCGAGACCGAAGATGCTGACTTTAAAACCCAGCAAGAATTCCGCAGTGTCACCGAAGCGCTTGCTGAGCAAATAGAGCAGGGTCAGGTAGAGGTCAACATCGAAGACAATAAAGTTGTGGTCGAGCTCCGCGCCGACAGTGCCAGTGGCGGTCAGGACAAAGACAATGAGGCTCCAGGCGGTGGTGGTCCGATAAGCCAAACGACTATTGAGGTCGCATCCAAAGTGATTGAGCTGCAGTCAAAGATTTCCACCGAAATAGAAGTGCGCAAGCAGCAGGCTGCTTCTGGAGAGCAGAGCGGAGGCTTGGAGTCGGATAGCGATAGCAATCAGTCATCTGGTGGCAGTGCTGATCAGCGCAGGCAGGATATTGACGATAAGTACCAGCAGATACGGCTTTCTCTCGCCGCCGATATTAACAACGGCCTCGCCGAAGTTGAGCGCGATGGCGATAAAATTGTTGTACGGCTCGCCAGCCAGGGCTCCTTTGTCTCAGGTAGCTCGGATCTGCAGCCTGGTTTTACTGGGCTGCTAATGCGGGTTGGCAACTCTCTCTCAGTTACCAGCGGCAAAGTTCGCGTCGAAGGCCATACTGACAATATTCCGGTGGCCTTTAGCGAGCGCTTTAATTCCAATTGGGATCTCTCCGCGGCACGCTCGGCGTCAGTAGCAGACTTTTTTGCCGACAATTCAGAGCTCGATCAGAGCGCCATAACAGTTGCCGGTTTTGCCGACACAAGACCCATAGAGTCGAATAACACTGCTGCTGGTCGTGCTCGCAACCGCCGTATTGAGGTGATTGTCGATGGCTCTTAA
- a CDS encoding disulfide bond formation protein B, giving the protein MQEKKTKPPCAVCKLVRIYLLVAVPIILVMWIRPEVSRLKGYDLTNIFSTLIAVMLVCTILWKAYHEFWKPKIDAARKNKN; this is encoded by the coding sequence ATGCAGGAGAAAAAGACCAAGCCACCCTGCGCGGTGTGCAAGTTAGTGCGCATCTACCTGCTGGTCGCAGTGCCTATTATTTTGGTTATGTGGATCAGGCCGGAAGTTAGTCGTCTTAAAGGCTATGATCTGACTAATATATTTTCTACGCTAATTGCTGTGATGCTGGTCTGCACCATTCTGTGGAAGGCCTACCATGAATTTTGGAAACCGAAGATCGATGCCGCCAGAAAAAATAAAAACTGA
- a CDS encoding chorismate lyase yields the protein MVVRSMLKTHKSTYSAVSVHFSDRATWRQSTYAGVNPMPAFWRDWLMDPGSLTQRLVDASDGQFKVEVLSQSLQRPSLSERRALSLPEHRLALVREVILMGRGAPWVFARSVIPLPTLTGRLRRLRRLDSRPLGALLFSDPTMTREALQWACIAPNGQPLAVQLEDIVKPVWGRRSVFKLSAKPMLVCEVFLPSFSL from the coding sequence ATGGTCGTAAGATCTATGCTAAAAACCCATAAAAGCACCTATTCTGCAGTCTCAGTACATTTTTCTGATCGCGCTACCTGGCGCCAATCTACCTATGCTGGCGTTAATCCTATGCCAGCCTTTTGGCGCGATTGGTTAATGGACCCAGGGTCCTTGACCCAGCGTCTAGTCGACGCCAGCGACGGTCAATTTAAGGTTGAGGTGCTGAGCCAATCACTGCAGCGCCCCAGTCTTTCCGAGCGTCGCGCCCTGTCGCTTCCCGAACACCGATTGGCGCTAGTACGCGAAGTGATACTGATGGGCCGCGGTGCGCCCTGGGTCTTTGCCCGCAGTGTTATTCCCCTGCCGACTCTGACTGGTCGCCTGCGCAGATTGCGCCGTCTCGACAGTAGACCGTTGGGAGCGCTACTATTTAGTGATCCGACCATGACCCGTGAAGCGTTGCAATGGGCTTGTATCGCACCCAATGGCCAGCCGTTAGCGGTGCAGCTTGAAGACATTGTTAAGCCAGTCTGGGGGCGTCGCTCGGTGTTTAAATTATCGGCCAAACCGATGTTGGTTTGCGAAGTGTTTTTGCCGAGCTTTTCTTTATGA